A stretch of the Chlamydia pecorum E58 genome encodes the following:
- the ltuA gene encoding protein LtuA (LtuA (late transcription unit A protein) is found exclusively in the genus Chlamydia.), translating to MLAICPTKKIAMFIRVYSRGFLDVHGVLSTRKGRKVVKSSSSAWLGFSCPFFYCLV from the coding sequence ATGTTAGCGATTTGTCCAACAAAAAAGATCGCTATGTTCATTCGTGTTTACTCTCGCGGCTTTTTAGATGTTCATGGAGTTTTGTCTACCAGAAAGGGGAGAAAGGTTGTCAAGTCTTCCTCTAGTGCTTGGCTGGGCTTTTCCTGTCCATTTTTCTATTGTTTAGTTTAG
- a CDS encoding malate dehydrogenase, producing MVSGRTMRVAVTGGTGQIAYSFLFSLAHGDVFGADCGIDLRIYDLPGTERVLCGVRMELDDGAYPLLRDIRVTTSLEDAFDGVDAAFLIGAAPRGPGMERVDLLKKNGEIFALQGSVLNTAAKRDVKVFVVGNPVNTNCWIAMNNAPRLHRKNFHAMLRLDQNRMHSILAHRAQVSLEDISHLVVWGNHSAKQVPDFTQAQILGKPATEVINDRDWLENIMIPSVQNRGSAVIESRGKSSAASAARALAEAARSIFDPREGEWFSSGVCSDYNPYGIPEDLIFGFPCRMLSSGDYEIVPGLSWDTFIRNKIQISLDEILQEKANVASL from the coding sequence ATGGTTTCAGGGCGAACTATGCGCGTTGCTGTAACTGGAGGAACTGGACAGATAGCTTATAGTTTTCTATTTTCGTTAGCCCACGGAGATGTTTTTGGTGCGGATTGTGGTATAGATTTACGTATCTATGATCTTCCAGGAACGGAAAGAGTCCTTTGCGGCGTTCGTATGGAATTAGATGATGGAGCTTATCCCTTGTTAAGGGATATTCGTGTGACAACTTCTTTAGAAGATGCTTTCGACGGGGTTGATGCAGCTTTTCTTATTGGTGCGGCTCCACGTGGTCCAGGGATGGAGCGTGTAGATCTCTTAAAGAAAAATGGAGAGATTTTTGCTCTGCAAGGATCCGTATTAAATACTGCTGCAAAACGTGATGTGAAGGTGTTTGTCGTGGGAAATCCTGTAAACACAAACTGTTGGATTGCTATGAACAATGCTCCTAGGTTGCATAGGAAGAATTTTCATGCAATGCTGCGATTAGATCAAAATCGTATGCATAGTATCCTTGCACATCGTGCTCAAGTTTCTTTGGAGGATATTTCTCATTTGGTGGTATGGGGAAATCACTCTGCCAAGCAAGTTCCTGATTTTACGCAAGCGCAGATTTTAGGAAAACCAGCTACAGAGGTGATCAACGACCGCGATTGGTTGGAAAATATTATGATACCTTCTGTGCAAAATAGAGGGAGTGCTGTAATCGAATCACGTGGAAAGTCTTCTGCAGCCTCAGCTGCGCGTGCTTTGGCAGAAGCTGCAAGATCCATTTTTGATCCTCGAGAGGGGGAATGGTTTTCTTCAGGGGTTTGCTCGGATTATAATCCTTATGGAATTCCTGAAGACTTGATTTTTGGATTTCCATGTCGTATGTTGTCCTCTGGAGACTATGAAATTGTTCCAGGCTTATCTTGGGATACGTTTATAAGGAACAAAATACAAATATCTTTGGATGAAATTTTGCAAGAAAAAGCTAATGTCGCTTCACTTTAA